The genomic region CGGGCGACATGCTGGTCTTCAGCAGCTGGAGGGGTGGAGGAGAAGGAATGTGGGATAAGTAGTCTAATCCACGCTTCCTCTTTAAGCTCTTGGGGTCCCTGTCCACTAAGGAGCTGCCCTCTGGGGGGGTCTTCCTGTTCACGGGTGTGACAGACCCAACCGTCTGTGCTGATTTCTGAGGGGTCGGCCCAGTCTCCTGTAAGACACGCATAACAAAACGCACTGAACACTTGGAAAAGAAGCACGTCACATGGAGGGGCTTCATTTAAAGCAATAAAACTACCAGTCAAAATGGAGAGGATGGATTGAAAGGGGAACCCGTTATCAGGAACTGCTTAGAAATCCTTACACTATTCATGCCTTGTCGTCGTGTGTTCCAGGTCGGTGTTTTGGGAGCGGGAATCCGACCATTAGGGGGCGGCAAATATGATGCATTTGAATGGATCAGGCTGAAGAGTTTCTCCTCTGCAAGCTTAAAGAATTGCTCACAGCCCTGTCACAAAAGAAGTAAAAAAGGATAAATATTCCTGGCTTGGCTTAGCTTACAGAGAAAACAAGAAAATGGGACCCCTTAGGGTGTCACAAAAGTACGGCGCAGAAGTGAACCCCTCCTGGTCTGAGAAGTATCACAGCTATTTAATCCATTATCTTCAGTGACACAGGCAGGGATGGTTAATTTGATTACATATTTAACTTTCATGATCCATTCATTAGCATGCATGACACCCTGTATGCACGCTGGCTACATAGGAACAGGACCTAGGACCTCTCTTCAATAGCGTGTGTGGGACGTGTTTGGTCTGTACCTGGACAGCATTCCTCAAACGCTCACTGGCCTCCTGCAGTTGTGGCTCTTTAGGTTTAGCTGAGACAAGGGCCAGATCGCCAGCGTAGAGGATGGGCACGGGCGCCTGGCAGCGTGGCTGCAGGTTGCTCAGGGCCAGCAGGGCCTGGGATTGCACCAGTTCTTCCAGGGCCAGTTGCAGCAGGCTGCAAGAGACCCGGACAGCTACAAGGTGCAGCTGCTCGTCAGCCAGGTAAATCACAGGGGAGATACCTGCACACAGGGGATCCGTCTCGGCTCAGTCCGGTGGTTTAATTCATAACATgaaaagagtatgtaacagtgtaTGTCTGACGTCCTGTTACCTGGCTGTGTGGTGATCGCAAAGTCAGCTTCTAGGCTgtcatttaactttaaatgcattaGTTAACTATTTCAacccatgaaacagagcagtatttaatgtcccttgaaTGCCTCGAATTTTAtcagctgttataactgctagagatggttactttgatgaatcaaagataagacattttcttgctaataaaggtactcacatggtgaacatactgtaaatatatTATAGCAAAGAAGCAAAGAAGACTGAGCATATTTTTAGTAAATAAGCGAGTagcatgcaaatgtagaaaatctcactGTGTGAAAAAACTTCTGACTAGAATATACCTCACTGATGCCAAGGAAATCCTTTATACATTAAACAGCGAGTACTGTAATCTCTCCAATTTGTTCCAAGACCCCCAGCAGATGCCTGAAAACATGGATAATACTAAACCCTGTATGTTTTTCCCTACATATGCATACCTATGATAAAATCAGGCAGCAAtaactaataataattaaatgtgGTCACAACTGCACCACACCTGACAGTGTGAGTGTTGCCCAGTGCGAATGTACGTTACTATCCCAACTGCCGGCAGCAATCAACTAAGAGAATGCTgataaaaaagttaaaaaaaaaaaacaaactatgACTTAAAGATGATATAATTTACTATACAATATACTATGCATATGAgaatttttgcatataaaataaagggccAGCTTAAGCCCAAATCGACTTACAACCAGTCAGTCAAAACCGATCGTGGACACAAGTCGATGACGAGCTGTATTACACCATGACAGTCGATCTGATAACCGAGACGGCAACTACGCGGCTAACAGGCAGGTAGCATGAAGGGATGATTCACATATCGGGCGAGACGGTGTGACGTCTCATCATGCTGCTCAGAACGGCATGCAATTTAAAACAATCATTGTTTATTTCTGGAATTTTCCATTAACATTTCTGAACCGAGGTTGACGTCACGTAACGTAAATCTTAGATAAGTGAGCCCACTGTACATAACATATACACTTAGAGCAGAAAACACAGAAGTATATACACTAAAAACAGATGACGGCACACAAACAGAATACTGTGCAGAGAATAAATATAGAAATAGAGATAAATTGATGAGTGGTGTATGTGCAGCTAATGCAGTGCCAGTCTGTCCTGGCATGAGTTATGGTTGTGGGAGAGGACTGGCACGTCAGCAAGAGGCTTTATAGTGCCCGGTGCCAGCGGGAAGGGAGGATCTCCAGTAGCGTTTCTTAGCACACTGTGGCAGAATACACTGGGGCTAAAGCTGCTCTGTGGGGGGGCCTCCATGAAAATGCTAACCTTTACCAGTGTGGTGTAAGCAAACAGCAATATTATTCAAGTGCAGCTTGGGTCAGTCGTTTCACAGTCTCCACCCACTATCCACAGAACGACTGCAAGCGGCCGTGGGACTTACCGTGTTCGTCAGCGATGGAGATGACGTAGCCAACTACATCTACCTCCCCGTACAGAGGGCGGAACCCAGGGGTCATGAGTGTCCCAAAGCTAACCGATGCTCTGGGCTGGAAGAGTTCAGTTAGCCTTTCTGGGGATGCCTGCAAGATTAGATACATCTACAGTTTAGAAGCAACGTATGTTTGACAAACTGGGGTGATAATTGCTAGAATGAAAGATTTTACACAACATGCAATTCACAAGATAAAAGAATTATCTTCTGCCAGCAACACAAAATCCTGCTcatacacattttattttttccctgtTCCATTTGGCTGCAAGAACTTAATGTAGTAGAAAGAAGATGGGTGCCACTTCGCGCGATACCTGAACGGGCTGGAAGCGTGTTCTCTTGGTGGCAGTTAGCTGAAGCTTTGTGCTGCTACTGAACTTCCTGCCCTCCGACGTGGCTAGCTGGTACACCTTGTACCTACTCCCCTCCTTCAGTAAGGTCTGCAGCTCTGAGGACGGTCGCCAGATATTCAACAAGCACCCTGCAAAAAGTCGCTACTGGTTATGTGGCGGCCGCTTGCAGGGTAGGTTGTCACGGTGATGGCAGGGATCAGAGTTGTGCAGCTGAACTTCCTGTTGGCTCAATTACTCTGCTGTACACCTTCGCAGTGCTAATATACACATAAAACTTACAGTTCAATTACAGAGCAGCTGACATTTCTCTGACAACTTTCAATGAATATGAACACACTGACTGCATGTTTGGTGAACACAATGCCAtgtttaaaatcatttaaacgACTTGACATTTTGATGTCAATAATTAACTTCTGCAATGTAAATGTGGTTGGTAACTTATTACCCAGTACTCTCCCTATTAGCGCACTTGCCCTTATGGATGAATTATGACACAGACAATATTACTGCTCCACATTCTGTAATCAAAAACAGGACCATGGCAGGAGGTAGTAACATGCATGCTCACCACTGCCATCTGGTGTCTCCCTGCAGTCAGCCACACGCAGCCTCCATACTGGCGTGACCTCCCTGTCACTGAAGCTCCCCTGTCCCTTCTGGGTCTCCTCCAGGGCCTGGCGGAAGCGCTCCTGCAACTCGTCCCGTTTCTTCTGCTCCAGGCACTGCCTGTAGCTGCTCAGGATCTCCAGCTGCTTCTCACTCAGCAAAGCCTGATGCACAGAAACGCTAAGGTGAACATTTCCCTTTCcagtaaaataaaaagaaaagcctCAGGGGAATGACAGGACGGCAAGCTTCCTTCACCTCTACACCAGTAGGATCATTGTCTACAACTTCGTGCAAATCCTCTCCATCCTGCAGAGCTTCGATTTCCTGGCGACTCAACCTCTTCCCTTTGCTTTTGCATTTGTTCCTCACTGTAATATGAATGCTGATTACTTTTAGCATTGGCATAATCGCCTCCAATGAAATTCAGTAGTTCAGTTCTTATTTTTCAGGAAAAATAAttgaggtacttgcctgcctggtCCTTCTCAAACTGGGCCTGAATCTTTGCGAAGAGACTCTCCATGGTTTTCTGCTTGCTGGCACTGTGTCTCTGAACTTCTCTTTCTTCCGCGCGTCCACTGCGGAACACATAGGCTCCATCCGCTTTCTTTTCCATCCACTGGGTGAAAACATGAACATTCTTTAGATGCATCTCTCAAAATAAGAAGTATCTGTAATCTTAAATCGGCCGTAACGCACCTGGGTTGGGTAACTCCTAAGCACAATTATTTCAACACAGCCCACTGGGCCCCCATTGCTATACAGAGAAGACAGGCGAAGCTTCAGTGGTCGAGGGTCATGGTGGTAGCCCAGCTTGGTGTCCCATCTTGCTACTCTGGTGCTGTTGGCTGAAATCTGAAACCATGACATTTAACAGGGGGTATAGTGATTAAAGTACTGCATTACGAGCCAGCACTTTCCTACCTTAAACCCCTGGCAAAGTCCTgagtttttgttattttaagcaAAGATGGCTACATCTATCCATCTACAttctataactgcttatccagcagggggtgcctgTCCATTAAGCATGAGCCAGGGAGGACAACCTGTATGacaagtccatcagagggctTTGACTTATACACAGACATGAGTGAAACACACAATCACACCACAGGCAATTTAGAAACACCTTAGCGCATGTTTGTGGGTGACCTAAAGGACACCTGCAGGAACATGAATGCAATACGGTTTAATGAGAAATGTATGGTGCAATGCTGTATTCTTTCAGTGAATTCTTACCTTAAGCATAAGGTTTGATGGCGCCTCCAAAGGGGTACAAGCATCTTGGGATCCAACCAATTCAGCTCCATGGGTCACGACTTTCACACCTACTGTGAGGCGACCTTTCTGCACCATTGCTGTTAGTGGGATGTCCAGCACTGCCTTGATGCAGTACCACCCATCTGTGACCCAAATGAGCCCAGTGGTCGAATCCACTTTGGAGTCTGCACCCTGGGTGGTCTTTCTCTCGGTCCGGTCTGAACCGGTTGAAACAATGCCGCAGATGCAGAGCACCATGGTCTTTGCAGGAGTGTCGTCCCTCTCCATAATCTTTCTCAAAGCTGACCGCCGACTCTGATCAATCTCAAGGTCATACCTGAAGAAAAtccaaaattttaaaaaataagaacAACATGCTCTATGCCCGAATCAGCAATCAGTTGTATTAAAAAAtgtacacatactgtacagtactgtgcaaaagtgttAGGTAGTCAAAGAACATTGTTTAATgatgaaaagtgtatgtttacagttgctttttttttttaaaaaaaagactaaCGTTCTAAATGGTCTCAGATTATCAGTGCTGAATACAAACAAATGTAGTACTTTGAGATAAATATTTTTTAGTCATTCACTCAGTCATTAGCATATCGCAAATTATTCAGCTAAGTgagttaagtgagctggtggtggaatttaacaaacacatggaatggctggggtgtccctgaggagaggtttgggaactgaagcggtgtttatctagccatccaactttTTGCAGAACAGAAAAAATTCTTCTCTTTTTTTACTGTTACTCTTCAATTGCATATATGATCAGATGTTGttgcactgtactgtatattaaaacacacacagatgtatATGTACAGTACCTGTACTTCAGCTGCAGCAGGACCTGCTGTGGGGTGAGGCACAGGCTGCCCATCACTCTGGGGAAGGACCTTTCCATACAAGCCAGTTTCCAAACCACCCACCTATAGTGATTGTATACCCAGCTTTCACTTATTAGTTTGGGGTCCACACCAGGGGTGTCACACAGGGCCCTAAGGTGACACACATGCATTCAAAGAAAGGCAATTAACAGATAAACAATTAATTCATTTCATGCCTTGAATGACTGCACTTTAAATATCAGAATTCCACACCATTACAGTGCATTACACAGGCACTACCCAGTCTTCCACTGCTGAATTACACACCTGTAAAACTCCTCTTTCCCCACAGTGCCCCTATTATCAGGTATGAGCCAACCACCATCGGCCAGCTGAACACCCCCCTCTTCAATCAGCGTTTCCTGGCTGAAGTAGTCCACATAGCGGAAACGGAACGACTCAGCGCTTTCGCTGCTGATCTGGGAAACTCCCTGGGGGACACCATACTTATACAGCTGAAAGaaagaacaaaaaataaaaacggatttaaaaaaataaatcatctcGCATCTAAGAGAGCATACATAAATCACAGTTAAGGATAAAAGAATGATTACATTATGtgcagtatttaaaaaaaaaactggtcaTAGGTAGTTTGGGAAACTAATATCTTGACTTACATAAGAGATAAGACACTCGCACTGCCATTATTTAGGGTAATGCAGAAAGGGGGGGTGATTCCAGCCAGCATGGCGTGGCCTACTGTACCTCCTCTTGGGTATGCCTGACTGGACAGCTTCCTCCAAATGCACCTCTTAAGGACAACCTCATCTTCCCGGACGTCTTTGCCAGGAGGAGACTTCCTGGCTGGGGTCTAATGGTCTGCCGCTTCTTCTTCATGATTCTCATGTCCTGAAGGTCTCGGGTATGTTGCAGGCTCTCAAGACCCTGCAACCCTGCATCTACTGACAACCATGATTCCTAAGTCAGGCTAATCCAACACATACTGTAATTCTGAGACACTTTTAAACCAATTTTGCTTTAATTGTGTGCTCTGTTCCCTCATGACtatactttaaagtaaaattaaaaAGATTACCCGAAACTTGAGCCGTGTTTCCATATGGTGAGGTGGGACATGCACTTGGGATCCCTTGTTCCAATCCTCTTTCTTCACATTTTGCAACAGTGTCATTGTTGGTATTAGCCTTGCGGCCACAAACACTGTCTGAACGGGTTTTTGTTAGGGGTATTGGCTCTGATCTCCGCTTGGCAGGAGGAATATATTTGCTTGGTTCTGCAACAGATCCAGGGGATTTCCTACCATTCTGGACCTGAGTTACGCTCTCTTGCAGACTGCCGTTCATCCTGAGCTTTCCGTTTTTGAAAGGGGGTATGAAGACACTTAGGTGCCTACTTGGACCCTGAGACACAGCACCTTTTGTCTCGGGGGGCTTCCGAAAAGGGGGCACAAATGCAGCATCCCTGGGATTCCCACTACTGCTGTTCAGGAGAGACGAGTCCTTCCTCGGCCTTTGTTCCAGCAACGTTTTATCACTGAGGAACATAAATTGAGTGTTATTAAAATTCAGACTTTCAAATTCACATTGTGTTCTCCCTTCAGTTTCATTTGAGGGCTTACCCAAAGGGTCGGGTCACATTAGGCTGGAGGGGCATGCTGTACCTGAAGGTTCTTCGGTCTTTTAGTGTACCTGGAACAAAGAAAGGGAAGGTTAACATAGGAACCTTTTGCAAATCTAATTGCTCATTGATATAATTAATGTCTTATCACCATCTGGGCTGCTTTTTAGGGGAACCAGAAAAGAGCATGTTCCATCAATTGAAGTTCTGTCAAATTCTTCCAAAAGCTGCCTTttcagagggggctgacctgttgatttaaaaaaaaaaaaaaaacaaacaaaccagtAATGCATTATTACACAGGGTGCCGATTTCAGgtataatttttgtttttatgaatgGTCCTTAAAATTCAAAGAGGTACCAGGTTTTACCACTTTAACGGGATGAGATGCGATTATACTGAAGGCAgataatgtattttatataaagcTAAAGTTCACCTTCCAAAGCAGAGTCCATTGCTCGAAGCCTTTTTCCATTTCTCAGCTTCTGTTCCTCAGAGTGATGCCCGTCATTAAACTTGGAAGCAGTTCTTGGTCCACAAGACGATTCCTTAGAAACCTTCTCAGAAATTCTCCTATTCTCAGCCTCATCCTGAAGAAGTGCCTTTGTGCAAGTCATAGCCTCCTGCTCAAAGTACTGCTGCTGAGTTTCTGTGCAATATCCAAGGCCCAGGGACTGCAGGTTAAGTGGGGAGAAATCGTCTACAGTTGTTCCTGAAGAGGGCAAGCAATTCTGATGAATTTTTGGTGTTCCTGTTTGTTCTGTACCAAGCACTTCAAGGGGAATGTCTTTGCTTAGTTCAATTTCATCATGCTTCTCTGGCACAGCTGTTGAACAATTATATGATACTGGAGAGACTGAAGTAATCGTTCTGTCACCACAAGGCACATCGTTTGAATACTGAGCACAAATAGAGCTTTTTTCGTTTACTGTTACTCCATTCTTCTTTGCACTTACTACTACTAAACCATCATCACAGTTTGTTAAACTAGACTGCTGTGTTCCTGAATCACTGTAGGAGGCTCCAACATTAACATTTTTCTTTGCCTGATTTCCTGAACATAGGCTGGTTTCTTGACAGGTGCTAAAAATCCCGTCATCTACTGTTTTTGTTGAAAGAGACGCTCGTATATTGCTGTCCGTGGTCTGCTTTGCTGACAAACTCTCTATTAAactctctgtttcacaacatttCTCTTGCTCCATTTTTTCATCACACTGATCAAGAAGAGTCTTTGCTCTCATAAGGCTTTCTTCAGACACAGATACCTTCTTCCCACTAGCAGTGCTGAACCCACAATTACTTTTCCCTGAATCAGAAGGATAAATACCAAATTCATTTCTCTTGCTCTCCTCTACGGCCTCAGCTCCAGATTCCCACAATGAAACACTTTCCATCTCAGAAAACAAAACTTTTGCCTCCTGAAGGGATTTTGTAGAAACAGACACACTTTTACCACTAGCTGTACTGAAACCACAGCTACGTTTAAGTGGAATGTTTGGGCTTGAAACTCCCTTATGTTGTGTTGCAACATGTTCTTTGGGATTAAGACATTCTTCATCAGATTCAAGAAAGGTCTTGGCTTTCAGCAGAGCAGTTTCAGAGACACACACCCTTTTCCCACTTGCAGTGCTAAACCCACAGTGGCTTGTCTCTGGAGCAGGATATGATATTACACTTACTCTCTGCATTTCTATACCTGCTTCATTGACCATTGAGCTGTTCTTGTCCTTGAGATAAGCTTTTTCCTCTGGACTTTGGGGTGACATAGGCACTTCCTTGGCACTCAGAgactcctttcttcttttgaatgtattcatttttttaGGACTTGTTTCACATTGGACAGCGCCTGTTGCTACACACACCGGAGAATCGATACAATCTTTGAATATAGCTTTTGCTTGCTGAAGCGCCGCATCTGTAATGGAGACCATTTTACCACTTGCTGTCGTAAAACCTCTACCTTTTCCCTGAAGATCACAAGACAAAATCAGCCTACAACCTGCCACAGAATTTTCATGTTGTGGAGTTTTTAGGAAAGGGCATTTAAATTTAGTATCGACATTCTGATGTACCTTTGGAAAATGTATATCTTCAACATACTTTAACTCATCATCTAGAAGGTTGCTTTTTGCAATGTTTTCACAATTAGATTGTGCTTTTATGCTGGTCTGGCAGGCATCTACTGCAGCTAATTTATCAGCAATGTTGTTTATtatcacatttgtttttttGGAAACATACGCTAGACCATGATCGATGTTTATAGCATCTTTCGAACTGCTgctcattttcccttccagctcATTTAATCCAACTTGCAGTTTGTCAGTAACGTTAAGAGTGAAGTCACCGCAGTGTGAGTCTTGGATTTTTATCGGAGTATTTTTCCATTCTGGATTTTCAATAGACAGTTGATGTcctacttcatttgtatttgccTTTACTTCTTCTAAGTCGGCAAATATTGCTGTTGCTCTGCTAAGAGCTCTctcagacacactcacagcatTTCCTCCAGCTGTTTTGAAGCCCACAAAATGTGGAGTGATGCCAGTAACATTTCTAGtttctttcatttcattaaaGTCAATCCCAATACATTTAGCTGTCTCCACCGCGGATGAGGCCAAGTCTTTTTTTGAAAATTCCTTCATTTTTTCTTTGCATGGCTCATGCTGTTCATAAGAGCAATAATACACCTTTCGTAGAGTGTCTTGCTTTGCACTTTTCACAATGTCAGTTTGCAACGCACGTGGCTTCTCTGCTGATAAACCTAAATTCTCACCAGAATTTAAGGCTGAAGTACAGAAAACATCTAGACCATCAAATACACCTGAAGGCTTTTTCAGACGTTCCATTGGAACAGTAATTTTCACACCCTGAGCTGAGTAAAAACCACCACAGTTTCTGGAGTTGGCTAAGACACCTGGGACCAATAATCTATCTATATCCTTAGGGTGCAAAGAtttctctgtgcctttgtcAATTGTGTTATTTAAACCACTGCTTGAAATTGCCTCAGCTTCATCTGTAGCACTGACTTTTTGCCCATTGTGCTTTAGGTCAGAATTTTCTGTGGGTTCATCCAGCACTGTTACTTCAGTTATAGCCGATTGCCGTCTTGTCACTTGTCCAAGGGAGGTGAAACTATCATTGAAATCTATTCCTGTCAAAAAATCAGGATCTACTTCTTCATCACTGGGACTGCCAGGGAGAGCCACACCTGTCTTGCTAGAGTCCTTCTTTATTTGCTTAAACTGTGTGAACTCAAATTGACTGTCTGCCTCTTCCAGAAGGCTGCAGAGCTCGCTAACATCTGCCTTCTGCGAGGCAGTCAGAAAACAGTGAGCTTCCAAGGAAACCTGTGCAGAGGAATGAACAGGAGACAAGACTGCAGCCACTGGTGCTGCAGAGGGTTTAGGTTTGCAGCCTTCCTCTTCTGTCATTCCTTGTCCTTTTGTTGAACATTTCTCTGGATGTTTCCCATAATCTGTCTCATCAAGCAACTCCCTGGCTTTCTTGAGATTTGTAGAGGACACGTGAATTGCACTGTTAGAGGCAGTTTTGAAACCGGTAATTTTGGGTATTGAAGACTGCCTACTGGAATTAGTGTGGACATTAATGGCTCTTTGAGCATTAGATCTATACAGCTGCCCCACTTCTACCTTAACATTCCCAGGATATATAGTGATATCCTGCAGGCTCTGGCAGTTGCTTTCAATGCTAGATTCTTTGACTCGCATCGTGCTTTGAGACATCAAATTTACTaacatttttttctgagcaGTGGTTTTTCCTGTGAGGTTGCAATCTGCTGCTTCGTTGAGTAAAGCTTTTGCTCTCTGTACTGCTTCAAATGGCAAAGCAATGATCTTCTCACTAGCAGTTCTGAAACCAACCTCCAGTCTTCCTTTTCCAGGGCTGATAATATCATCTAATAACCTAGGAACATGGGAAACATCAGACAGAGTGGTATGGTAGCTGCTGTCTTGCCTTTGACTACTCAGTTCATTTACTGCGTTAGATACGCAGTCACTATAGTCCATTATCTGTTTTGTGGCCAATACTGGTTCATTGGGGACTGTGCAAAACTGACTAAGGCCACTCTTAGCAGAGGCATTCAGCTGGTCAGCTGTCAACTCAATTGTTCCGTTTGGCTCTGGTTCATTTGATGTTTCCGGTAgatatctgtctatctgtcccTGAGTGGGAAAGGAAGAGGTGTCCATGCAGCCATTCTGGGCATCTGTTTGTAAAGCCGTCTCACTACTGCAGTCTCTGTCATGGTGGACATCCCTCTTAAGCTCCTCTGTAAAAGCAGCGCATGCCTGGTGATCATTCTCCTGGCATGAAACTTTAAGCACAGCATTTTCTGCTGCTGTACCGTCATGTTTTTCAAACACACGGTGTTTTAAATCCAACATGTCCCTGGCACCAGCGCATTCTGCTCCATCACTGCATGATACAACACAATGATATTTCCTCTGAACTTCTGAACTTTCtgaaaaagagaaaataaaaaaataagaactCCAGCTACTGTTAAAAATGACCAATGAAGTTATTGATCTAAATAGCAATACAAAAGCAAATTTAGAAGAGTCTTACCTGAAAGTGTAGGCAATTTACAATCAGACTGCTCATAGGTTTTTGAGCTTTGGACTATATGACTGGATGGGCTAGGAGTTAGCAGAGAATACACAAACTTCCTGGAAGGTTTCTGAATAGGCATCGCAGGAGAACAACTTTTCAATGAGTCCTCAGCCAGAGACTCAGCTTCTTTCAGTCCCTCTACGTTGTGTTGAGATGGTTTCTCTATTGCCACGTCTCTTGTGAAATCTCCAGTTGGGTTACAGCTCATGTTAACGTTAGGCAGCTGAACACTGGGTAGGAGCTCATCTGTGGTCAAATGTCCCATTCtccccctctctgctcccctagTCTCTGTTTTAGAAGGACTTGGACACTGTTCTCTGTCATTTCCTTGACTTTTTACAATACTTTTCCACTGAGAATCACACTGTACTGGAGAATAACTCTCCATTGCATCACTACATGCTGGAGGTCCTTTAGGTAAAATGCTACCAACAAACTGCTTTACTGATATGTCTGTGTGAACATTAGTGTCCTCTTTTGGCAAAGGCTGCGAAATTGAATCAGGCAAAGTCATTGGAGTCCATGGGACAGAACAATCCACCATCAGCTGGGATTCATCTCCCGGTTTTTTGATAGGCTGCATGCGAAGCTCCG from Brienomyrus brachyistius isolate T26 chromosome 17, BBRACH_0.4, whole genome shotgun sequence harbors:
- the brca2 gene encoding breast cancer type 2 susceptibility protein isoform X1 yields the protein MCKMLEVLNHHAREELGALCPDWFEVLTVKASTRVGDGYSGQKPRNPRSPSEKEAPLEKPSACSQMFSTPKIFRGQERMSPKPITQDEALHCSEKGADGGPENLYWVDTSPCLFGSTNARSDVRNQHRSQPSKGFLEEFLDTPGSSVPKSVKRISESLGAQIDPDLSWTSSLNTPVMSPTVILTKPDSSACPETCTGDKREFFVRKLFPSLSEASGIPNSLDKTKQLLLSEDVACLDKKDGVGAFPPDVTVKQKLPDAIQDREVRSTVAHVLDGNEDIISFFFSNSCSSSLRKVKPGEGVTRKEGNSVRKGLATSVLNAASTDTTPELRMQPIKKPGDESQLMVDCSVPWTPMTLPDSISQPLPKEDTNVHTDISVKQFVGSILPKGPPACSDAMESYSPVQCDSQWKSIVKSQGNDREQCPSPSKTETRGAERGRMGHLTTDELLPSVQLPNVNMSCNPTGDFTRDVAIEKPSQHNVEGLKEAESLAEDSLKSCSPAMPIQKPSRKFVYSLLTPSPSSHIVQSSKTYEQSDCKLPTLSESSEVQRKYHCVVSCSDGAECAGARDMLDLKHRVFEKHDGTAAENAVLKVSCQENDHQACAAFTEELKRDVHHDRDCSSETALQTDAQNGCMDTSSFPTQGQIDRYLPETSNEPEPNGTIELTADQLNASAKSGLSQFCTVPNEPVLATKQIMDYSDCVSNAVNELSSQRQDSSYHTTLSDVSHVPRLLDDIISPGKGRLEVGFRTASEKIIALPFEAVQRAKALLNEAADCNLTGKTTAQKKMLVNLMSQSTMRVKESSIESNCQSLQDITIYPGNVKVEVGQLYRSNAQRAINVHTNSSRQSSIPKITGFKTASNSAIHVSSTNLKKARELLDETDYGKHPEKCSTKGQGMTEEEGCKPKPSAAPVAAVLSPVHSSAQVSLEAHCFLTASQKADVSELCSLLEEADSQFEFTQFKQIKKDSSKTGVALPGSPSDEEVDPDFLTGIDFNDSFTSLGQVTRRQSAITEVTVLDEPTENSDLKHNGQKVSATDEAEAISSSGLNNTIDKGTEKSLHPKDIDRLLVPGVLANSRNCGGFYSAQGVKITVPMERLKKPSGVFDGLDVFCTSALNSGENLGLSAEKPRALQTDIVKSAKQDTLRKVYYCSYEQHEPCKEKMKEFSKKDLASSAVETAKCIGIDFNEMKETRNVTGITPHFVGFKTAGGNAVSVSERALSRATAIFADLEEVKANTNEVGHQLSIENPEWKNTPIKIQDSHCGDFTLNVTDKLQVGLNELEGKMSSSSKDAINIDHGLAYVSKKTNVIINNIADKLAAVDACQTSIKAQSNCENIAKSNLLDDELKYVEDIHFPKVHQNVDTKFKCPFLKTPQHENSVAGCRLILSCDLQGKGRGFTTASGKMVSITDAALQQAKAIFKDCIDSPVCVATGAVQCETSPKKMNTFKRRKESLSAKEVPMSPQSPEEKAYLKDKNSSMVNEAGIEMQRVSVISYPAPETSHCGFSTASGKRVCVSETALLKAKTFLESDEECLNPKEHVATQHKGVSSPNIPLKRSCGFSTASGKSVSVSTKSLQEAKVLFSEMESVSLWESGAEAVEESKRNEFGIYPSDSGKSNCGFSTASGKKVSVSEESLMRAKTLLDQCDEKMEQEKCCETESLIESLSAKQTTDSNIRASLSTKTVDDGIFSTCQETSLCSGNQAKKNVNVGASYSDSGTQQSSLTNCDDGLVVVSAKKNGVTVNEKSSICAQYSNDVPCGDRTITSVSPVSYNCSTAVPEKHDEIELSKDIPLEVLGTEQTGTPKIHQNCLPSSGTTVDDFSPLNLQSLGLGYCTETQQQYFEQEAMTCTKALLQDEAENRRISEKVSKESSCGPRTASKFNDGHHSEEQKLRNGKRLRAMDSALEGQPPLKRQLLEEFDRTSIDGTCSFLVPLKSSPDGTLKDRRTFRYSMPLQPNVTRPFGDKTLLEQRPRKDSSLLNSSSGNPRDAAFVPPFRKPPETKGAVSQGPSRHLSVFIPPFKNGKLRMNGSLQESVTQVQNGRKSPGSVAEPSKYIPPAKRRSEPIPLTKTRSDSVCGRKANTNNDTVAKCEERGLEQGIPSACPTSPYGNTAQVSVDAGLQGLESLQHTRDLQDMRIMKKKRQTIRPQPGSLLLAKTSGKMRLSLRGAFGGSCPVRHTQEELYKYGVPQGVSQISSESAESFRFRYVDYFSQETLIEEGGVQLADGGWLIPDNRGTVGKEEFYRALCDTPGVDPKLISESWVYNHYRWVVWKLACMERSFPRVMGSLCLTPQQVLLQLKYRYDLEIDQSRRSALRKIMERDDTPAKTMVLCICGIVSTGSDRTERKTTQGADSKVDSTTGLIWVTDGWYCIKAVLDIPLTAMVQKGRLTVGVKVVTHGAELVGSQDACTPLEAPSNLMLKISANSTRVARWDTKLGYHHDPRPLKLRLSSLYSNGGPVGCVEIIVLRSYPTQWMEKKADGAYVFRSGRAEEREVQRHSASKQKTMESLFAKIQAQFEKDQAVRNKCKSKGKRLSRQEIEALQDGEDLHEVVDNDPTGVEALLSEKQLEILSSYRQCLEQKKRDELQERFRQALEETQKGQGSFSDREVTPVWRLRVADCRETPDGSGCLLNIWRPSSELQTLLKEGSRYKVYQLATSEGRKFSSSTKLQLTATKRTRFQPVQASPERLTELFQPRASVSFGTLMTPGFRPLYGEVDVVGYVISIADEHGISPVIYLADEQLHLVAVRVSCSLLQLALEELVQSQALLALSNLQPRCQAPVPILYAGDLALVSAKPKEPQLQEASERLRNAVQGCEQFFKLAEEKLFSLIHSNASYLPPPNGRIPAPKTPTWNTRRQGMNSETGPTPQKSAQTVGSVTPVNRKTPPEGSSLVDRDPKSLKRKRGLDYLSHIPSPPPLQLLKTSMSPAVSKTFHPPRRSETPAPVSRQQQTPPACLIAKPVEGEWVSDEELAMINTQALLDGSGLQNQE